A genomic segment from Brienomyrus brachyistius isolate T26 unplaced genomic scaffold, BBRACH_0.4 scaffold343, whole genome shotgun sequence encodes:
- the LOC125728605 gene encoding lectin-like gives MRTPSLLGVALLCLFAMPAATDDGSVSVEARQYCASNFPKPCGVKNFKDWYKVGPYCAKYFNTPSSFPDAEFACRQKAAGGHLVSVHEEQANSDVLCIVMKYNYSSPRIWLGAMELFQSKKFIWTDGSLWNFEKWVPGQPDNTHNAEDCVEMNWNNTGLWNDDSCERKKNFVCSFKPGGRV, from the exons ATGAGGACTCCAAGCTTGCTGGGGGTCGCACTCCTCTGCCTGTTTGCCATGCCTGCTGCAACGGATGATG GCTCCGTCTCTGTGGAAGCACGGCAGTACTGCGCCAGCAACTTCCCAAAACCCTGTGGTGTAAAGAACTTTAAGGACTGGTACAAAGTGGGCCCCTACTGTGCAAAGTATTTCAACACACCAAGCTCCTTCCCTGATGCCGAG TTTGCTTGCAGACAAAAGGCCGCAGGGGGTCACCTGGTCTCTGTGCATGAAGAACAAGCAAACTCTGATGTCCTCTGCATTGTGATGAAATATAACTACTCCTCACCAAGGATCTGGTTGGGTGCGATGGAGCTTTTCCAG TCAAAGAAGTTCATCTGGACAGATGGTTCTCTTTGGAATTTCGAGAAATGGGTTCCAGGTCAACCAGACAACACCCACAATGCTGAGGACTGTGTGGAGATGAACTGGAATA ACACGGGACTTTGGAATGATGATAGCTGTGAGAGGAAGAAAAACTTTGTTTGCTCCTTCAAGCCGGGAGGTAGAGTCTGA